The following coding sequences lie in one Haemorhous mexicanus isolate bHaeMex1 chromosome 10, bHaeMex1.pri, whole genome shotgun sequence genomic window:
- the DVL3 gene encoding segment polarity protein dishevelled homolog DVL-3 isoform X2, whose protein sequence is MAAAETKIIYHLDEQETPYLVKLPIPAERVTLGDFKGLLNRPNYKFYFKSMDDDFGVVKEEISDDNAKLPCFNGRVVSWLVSAEGSHSDAGSVCADNQTELPPSMERTGGIGDSRPPSFHPNTGGSRENLDNETETDSVVSSQRERPRRTDGPEHAPRVNGTVKGERRRDLGGYESSSTLMSSELETTSFFDSDEDDSTSRFSSSTEQSSASRLMRRHKRRRRKQKAPRIERSSSFSSITDSTMSLNIITVTLNMEKYNFLGISIVGQSNERGDGGIYIGSIMKGGAVAADGRIEPGDMLLQVNDINFENMSNDDAVRVLREIVHKPGPITLTVAKCWDPSPRGCFSLPRSEPIRPIDPAAWVSHTAAMTGTYPAYGMSPSMSTITSTSSSITSSIPETERLDDFHLSIHSDMATIVKAMASPESGLEVRDRMWLKITIPNAFIGSDVVDWLYHHVEGFTDRRESRKYASNLLKAGYIRHTVNKITFSEQCYYIFGDLCGNMANLSLHDHDGSSGASDQDTLAPLPHPGAAPWPMAFPYQYPPPHPYNPHPGFPDPGYSYGGGSAGSQHSEGSRSSGSNRSGSERRKEREKTGESKSGGSGSESDHTTRSSMRRERAASERSVPASQHSQRSQHSLAHSIRSHHSQQSYGPPGLPPLFSPPMLLMPPPPSAMGPPGAPPGRDLASVPPELTASRQSFRMAMGNPSEFFVDVM, encoded by the exons ggTGGTGAAAGAAGAGATCTCGGATGACAATGCCAAGCTTCCCTGCTTCAACGGCCGGGTGGTGTCGTGG CTGGTGTCTGCAGAGGGTTCCCATTCAGATGCTGGCTCAGTCTGTGCCGATAACCAGACAGAGCTGCCGCCCTCCATGGAGCGCACAGGAGGAATTGGAGACTCCAGACCCCCCTCTTTCCA CCCTAACACTGGGGGGAGTCGAGAAAACTTGGACAATGAGACAGAGACAGACTCGGTGGTGTCATCACAGAGGGAACGACCTCGTCGAACAGATGGGCCTGAGCATG CACCCAGGGTGAATGGGACGGTGAAAGGAGAGCGGCGCCGAGACCTGGGTGGCTACGAGAGCTCCTCCACACTCATGAGCAGTGAGCTGGAGACCACCAGCTTCTTCGATTCAGATGAAGATGACTCCACCAGCAG GTTTAGCAGTTCAACAGAGCAAAGCAGTGCTTCCCGTCTAATGAGGAGGCACAAGCGACGCCGGAGGAAACAGAAGGCTCCACGCATTGAACGG TCCTCGTCCTTCAGCAGCATCACAGACTCCACCATGTCCCTGAACATCATCACGGTCACGCTGAACATGG AGAAATACAACTTTCTGGGCATTTCTATTGTGGGACAGAGCAATGAGCGTGGGGATGGAGGCATTTATATTGGCTCGATCATGAAGGGAGGCGCTGTGGCAGCTGATGGCAGGATTGAGCCAGGAGACATGCTCTTGCAG GTAAATGACATCAACTTTGAGAACATGAGCAATGATGATGCTGTGCGGGTGCTGAGGGAGATCGTGCATAAGCCGGG GCCCATCACCCTGACAGTGGCCAAGTGCTGGGACCCCAGTCCGCGGGGCTGCTTCTCGTTACCCAGGA GTGAGCCTATCCGGCCCATTGACCCGGCAGCCTGGGTGTCTCACACGGCAGCGATGACTGGCACCTACCCAGCGTACGGTATGAGTCCATCCATGAGCACAATCActtccaccagctcctccatcaCCAGCTCCATCCCAGAGACCGAAC GCCTCGATGACTTTCACCTGTCCATCCACAGTGACATGGCCACCATTGTCAAAGCCATGGCCTCACCAGAGTCAGGCCTCGAAGTGCGTGACCGCATGTGGCTGAAGATCACCATCCCCAATGCCTTCATTG GTTCGGATGTGGTAGATTGGCTCTATCACCATGTGGAGGGCTTTACAGACCGCCGTGAATCCCGCAAATACGCCAGCAACCTGCTGAAGGCTGGCTACATCCGACACACCGTGAACAAGATCACCTTCTCGGAGCAGTGCTATTACATCTTCGGGGACCTCTGTGGAA ACATGGCTAATCTGTCTCTTCATGATCATGATGGTTCCAGTGGTGCCTCTGATCAGGACACTTTGGCTCCGCTCCCCCACCCAGGAGCCGCACCCTGGCCTATGGCCTTCCCATATCAGTATCCACCACCTCATCCATACAACCCCCATCCCGGCTTCCCTGACCCAGGCTACAGCTACGGAGGGGGCAGtgcaggcagccagcacagTGAAG GGAGCCGGAGCAGCGGTTCCAATCGCAGTGGCAGcgagaggaggaaggagagagagaagacGGGGGAGTCGAAGTCAGGCGGCAGTGGGAGCGAGTCGGACCACACCACGAGGAGCAGCATGCGACGCGAGCGTGCGGCCAGCGAGCGCTCGGtgccagccagccagcacagccagcgcAGCCAGCATTCCCTGGCTCACAGCATCCGCAGCCACCACAGCCAGCAGTCGTACGGGCCGCCCGGCCTCCCCCCTCTCTTCAGCCCCCCCATGTTGCTGATGCCTCCACCACCGTCAGCCATGGGGCCCCCCGGGGCGCCGCCGGGCCGTGACCTGGCCTCTGTGCCCCCCGAACTGACAGCCAGTAGACAGTCCTTCCGAATGGCCATGGGCAACCCCAGTGAGTTCTTTGTGGATGTAATGTGA
- the DVL3 gene encoding segment polarity protein dishevelled homolog DVL-3 isoform X1 has protein sequence MAAAETKIIYHLDEQETPYLVKLPIPAERVTLGDFKGLLNRPNYKFYFKSMDDDFGVVKEEISDDNAKLPCFNGRVVSWLVSAEGSHSDAGSVCADNQTELPPSMERTGGIGDSRPPSFHPNTGGSRENLDNETETDSVVSSQRERPRRTDGPEHAPRVNGTVKGERRRDLGGYESSSTLMSSELETTSFFDSDEDDSTSRFSSSTEQSSASRLMRRHKRRRRKQKAPRIERSSSFSSITDSTMSLNIITVTLNMEKYNFLGISIVGQSNERGDGGIYIGSIMKGGAVAADGRIEPGDMLLQVNDINFENMSNDDAVRVLREIVHKPGPITLTVAKCWDPSPRGCFSLPRIAPQRIWAGPDSPCSDPGEPIRPIDPAAWVSHTAAMTGTYPAYGMSPSMSTITSTSSSITSSIPETERLDDFHLSIHSDMATIVKAMASPESGLEVRDRMWLKITIPNAFIGSDVVDWLYHHVEGFTDRRESRKYASNLLKAGYIRHTVNKITFSEQCYYIFGDLCGNMANLSLHDHDGSSGASDQDTLAPLPHPGAAPWPMAFPYQYPPPHPYNPHPGFPDPGYSYGGGSAGSQHSEGSRSSGSNRSGSERRKEREKTGESKSGGSGSESDHTTRSSMRRERAASERSVPASQHSQRSQHSLAHSIRSHHSQQSYGPPGLPPLFSPPMLLMPPPPSAMGPPGAPPGRDLASVPPELTASRQSFRMAMGNPSEFFVDVM, from the exons ggTGGTGAAAGAAGAGATCTCGGATGACAATGCCAAGCTTCCCTGCTTCAACGGCCGGGTGGTGTCGTGG CTGGTGTCTGCAGAGGGTTCCCATTCAGATGCTGGCTCAGTCTGTGCCGATAACCAGACAGAGCTGCCGCCCTCCATGGAGCGCACAGGAGGAATTGGAGACTCCAGACCCCCCTCTTTCCA CCCTAACACTGGGGGGAGTCGAGAAAACTTGGACAATGAGACAGAGACAGACTCGGTGGTGTCATCACAGAGGGAACGACCTCGTCGAACAGATGGGCCTGAGCATG CACCCAGGGTGAATGGGACGGTGAAAGGAGAGCGGCGCCGAGACCTGGGTGGCTACGAGAGCTCCTCCACACTCATGAGCAGTGAGCTGGAGACCACCAGCTTCTTCGATTCAGATGAAGATGACTCCACCAGCAG GTTTAGCAGTTCAACAGAGCAAAGCAGTGCTTCCCGTCTAATGAGGAGGCACAAGCGACGCCGGAGGAAACAGAAGGCTCCACGCATTGAACGG TCCTCGTCCTTCAGCAGCATCACAGACTCCACCATGTCCCTGAACATCATCACGGTCACGCTGAACATGG AGAAATACAACTTTCTGGGCATTTCTATTGTGGGACAGAGCAATGAGCGTGGGGATGGAGGCATTTATATTGGCTCGATCATGAAGGGAGGCGCTGTGGCAGCTGATGGCAGGATTGAGCCAGGAGACATGCTCTTGCAG GTAAATGACATCAACTTTGAGAACATGAGCAATGATGATGCTGTGCGGGTGCTGAGGGAGATCGTGCATAAGCCGGG GCCCATCACCCTGACAGTGGCCAAGTGCTGGGACCCCAGTCCGCGGGGCTGCTTCTCGTTACCCAGGA TTGCTCCCCAGCGGATCTGGGCTGGGCCAGACTCTCCATGCTCCGATCCGG GTGAGCCTATCCGGCCCATTGACCCGGCAGCCTGGGTGTCTCACACGGCAGCGATGACTGGCACCTACCCAGCGTACGGTATGAGTCCATCCATGAGCACAATCActtccaccagctcctccatcaCCAGCTCCATCCCAGAGACCGAAC GCCTCGATGACTTTCACCTGTCCATCCACAGTGACATGGCCACCATTGTCAAAGCCATGGCCTCACCAGAGTCAGGCCTCGAAGTGCGTGACCGCATGTGGCTGAAGATCACCATCCCCAATGCCTTCATTG GTTCGGATGTGGTAGATTGGCTCTATCACCATGTGGAGGGCTTTACAGACCGCCGTGAATCCCGCAAATACGCCAGCAACCTGCTGAAGGCTGGCTACATCCGACACACCGTGAACAAGATCACCTTCTCGGAGCAGTGCTATTACATCTTCGGGGACCTCTGTGGAA ACATGGCTAATCTGTCTCTTCATGATCATGATGGTTCCAGTGGTGCCTCTGATCAGGACACTTTGGCTCCGCTCCCCCACCCAGGAGCCGCACCCTGGCCTATGGCCTTCCCATATCAGTATCCACCACCTCATCCATACAACCCCCATCCCGGCTTCCCTGACCCAGGCTACAGCTACGGAGGGGGCAGtgcaggcagccagcacagTGAAG GGAGCCGGAGCAGCGGTTCCAATCGCAGTGGCAGcgagaggaggaaggagagagagaagacGGGGGAGTCGAAGTCAGGCGGCAGTGGGAGCGAGTCGGACCACACCACGAGGAGCAGCATGCGACGCGAGCGTGCGGCCAGCGAGCGCTCGGtgccagccagccagcacagccagcgcAGCCAGCATTCCCTGGCTCACAGCATCCGCAGCCACCACAGCCAGCAGTCGTACGGGCCGCCCGGCCTCCCCCCTCTCTTCAGCCCCCCCATGTTGCTGATGCCTCCACCACCGTCAGCCATGGGGCCCCCCGGGGCGCCGCCGGGCCGTGACCTGGCCTCTGTGCCCCCCGAACTGACAGCCAGTAGACAGTCCTTCCGAATGGCCATGGGCAACCCCAGTGAGTTCTTTGTGGATGTAATGTGA